A region from the Aquila chrysaetos chrysaetos chromosome 15, bAquChr1.4, whole genome shotgun sequence genome encodes:
- the RDH5 gene encoding retinol dehydrogenase 5 isoform X2, producing the protein MVWGRGSGGCLRGERCVALPGERGAWVQLGVQTPTMWLYLLLAALAWVLGWLVRDRRTLPSIKDKHVFITGCDSGFGNLLARRLAHRGYRVLAACLTQKGADSLQRGCSGHLRTTLLDVTRSDSIRQAVEWVRAEVGEKGLFGLVNNAGVANPIGPTEWMRMEDYRQVMAVNAFGAIEVTLQFLPLLKRARGRVVNTSSVLGRLSANGGGYCISKYCIEAFSDSLRRDMYHFGVKVSIVEPGFFKTAVTNLESIEASLRQLWDRLAPETRLSYGEDFFHKYLKVQRLIMNVICDADLGKVTRCMEHALGARHPRTRYSAGWDAKLLWLPASYLPACLVDFALATILPKPAHRVR; encoded by the exons ATGGTGTGGGGCAGGGGATCTGGGGGTTGCCTGCGCGGGGAGCGGTGCGTGGCTTTACCCGGCGAGCGAGGAGCCTGGGTTCAACTTGGGGTGCAG acccccaccATGTGGCTGTACCTCTTGCTGGCGGCACTGgcctgggtgctgggctggctggtgcgGGACCGCCGGACCCTGCCTTCCATCAAGGACAAGCACGTCTTCATCACGGGCTGCGACAGCGGCTTCGGCAACCTGCTGGCACGGCGACTGGCCCACCGGGGCTACCGGGTGCTGGCCGCCTGCCTGACCCAGAAAGGGGCCGACAGCCTCCAGCGGGGCTGCTCCGGTCACCTCCGGACCACCCTGCTCGATGTCACCCGCTCCGACAGCATCCGTCAGGCCGTCGAGTGGGTGCGGGCAGAGGTGGGCGAGAAAG GTCTCTTTGGGCTGGTGAACAACGCCGGGGTGGCCAACCCCATCGGCCCCACGGAGTGGATGAGGATGGAGGACTACCGCCAGGTCATGGCCGTCAACGCCTTCGGGGCCATCGAGGTGACGCTCCAGTTCCTGCCCCTGCTGAAACGGGCGAGGGGCCGCGTGGTGAACACCTCCAGCGTGCTGGGTCGCCTCTCCGCCAACGGCGGCGGCTACTGCATCTCCAAATACTGCATCGAGGCCTTCTCCGACAGCCTGCG GCGTGACATGTACCACTTCGGGGTGAAGGTCAGCATCGTGGAGCCCGGCTTCTTCAAGACGGCGGTGACCAACTTGGAGAGCATCGAGGCGTCCCTGCGCCAGCTCTGGGACCGCCTGGCGCCCGAGACACGGCTCAGCTACGGCGAGGATTTCTTCCACAAGT ACCTCAAGGTGCAGCGGCTCATCATGAACGTCATCTGCGACGCCGACCTCGGCAAGGTGACCCGCTGCATGGAGCACGCGTTGGGCGCCCGGCACCCACGCACCCGCTACAGCGCCGGCTGGGACGCCAAACTGCTCTGGCTGCCCGCCTCCTACCTGCCCGCCTGCCTCGTCGACTTCGCCCTGGCCACCATCCTGCCCAAGCCGGCCCACCGCGTCCGCTAG
- the RDH5 gene encoding retinol dehydrogenase 5 isoform X1 has product MWLYLLLAALAWVLGWLVRDRRTLPSIKDKHVFITGCDSGFGNLLARRLAHRGYRVLAACLTQKGADSLQRGCSGHLRTTLLDVTRSDSIRQAVEWVRAEVGEKGLFGLVNNAGVANPIGPTEWMRMEDYRQVMAVNAFGAIEVTLQFLPLLKRARGRVVNTSSVLGRLSANGGGYCISKYCIEAFSDSLRRDMYHFGVKVSIVEPGFFKTAVTNLESIEASLRQLWDRLAPETRLSYGEDFFHKYLKVQRLIMNVICDADLGKVTRCMEHALGARHPRTRYSAGWDAKLLWLPASYLPACLVDFALATILPKPAHRVR; this is encoded by the exons ATGTGGCTGTACCTCTTGCTGGCGGCACTGgcctgggtgctgggctggctggtgcgGGACCGCCGGACCCTGCCTTCCATCAAGGACAAGCACGTCTTCATCACGGGCTGCGACAGCGGCTTCGGCAACCTGCTGGCACGGCGACTGGCCCACCGGGGCTACCGGGTGCTGGCCGCCTGCCTGACCCAGAAAGGGGCCGACAGCCTCCAGCGGGGCTGCTCCGGTCACCTCCGGACCACCCTGCTCGATGTCACCCGCTCCGACAGCATCCGTCAGGCCGTCGAGTGGGTGCGGGCAGAGGTGGGCGAGAAAG GTCTCTTTGGGCTGGTGAACAACGCCGGGGTGGCCAACCCCATCGGCCCCACGGAGTGGATGAGGATGGAGGACTACCGCCAGGTCATGGCCGTCAACGCCTTCGGGGCCATCGAGGTGACGCTCCAGTTCCTGCCCCTGCTGAAACGGGCGAGGGGCCGCGTGGTGAACACCTCCAGCGTGCTGGGTCGCCTCTCCGCCAACGGCGGCGGCTACTGCATCTCCAAATACTGCATCGAGGCCTTCTCCGACAGCCTGCG GCGTGACATGTACCACTTCGGGGTGAAGGTCAGCATCGTGGAGCCCGGCTTCTTCAAGACGGCGGTGACCAACTTGGAGAGCATCGAGGCGTCCCTGCGCCAGCTCTGGGACCGCCTGGCGCCCGAGACACGGCTCAGCTACGGCGAGGATTTCTTCCACAAGT ACCTCAAGGTGCAGCGGCTCATCATGAACGTCATCTGCGACGCCGACCTCGGCAAGGTGACCCGCTGCATGGAGCACGCGTTGGGCGCCCGGCACCCACGCACCCGCTACAGCGCCGGCTGGGACGCCAAACTGCTCTGGCTGCCCGCCTCCTACCTGCCCGCCTGCCTCGTCGACTTCGCCCTGGCCACCATCCTGCCCAAGCCGGCCCACCGCGTCCGCTAG
- the CD63 gene encoding CD63 antigen, with translation MAVEGGMKCVKFLVFIFNFIFWVCGVALIAIGIYAQTALDKALTVSSSSASSTPVAILVLGIIIFFISFFGCCGAWKESYCMVTTFAVLLSIIFLVEIAAAIAGYVFKDKVRSVLEEGLWDAMRKYGDDKPLTEAVDELQRDFSCCGANNYTDWFTIERFKVNDTVPRSCCHINTTSCNIHPSPATINEKGCLQSIEAWMKKNILIVAAVALGIAFFEILGIIFACCLMKGIRSGYEVM, from the exons ATGGCGGTCGAGGGCGGGATGAAATGTGTGAAGTTCCTGGTTTTTATCTTCAACTTCATCTTCTGG gTGTGCGGCGTGGCCCTCATCGCCATCGGCATCTACGCCCAGACGGCCCTCGATAAGGCGCTGACGGTCAGCAGCTCCTCCGCCTCCAGCACCCCCGTTGCCATCCTGGTGCTGGGCATCATCATCTTCTTCATCTCCTTCTTCGGCTGCTGCGGCGCCTGGAAGGAGAGTTACTGCATGGTCACCACG TTCGCCGTCCTGCTCAGCATCATCTTCCTGGTGGAGATCGCCGCCGCCATCGCCGGATACGTCTTTAAGGACAAG GTCCGCTCGGTGCTGGAGGAAGGGCTGTGGGACGCCATGCGCAAGTACGGGGACGACAAACCCTTGACGGAGGCAGTGGACGAGCTCCAGAGGGAT ttCAGTTGCTGCGGAGCCAACAACTACACCGACTGGTTCACCATCGAGCGGTTCAAGGTCAACGACACGGTGCCCCGGTCCTGCTGCCACATCAATACCACCTCCTGCAACATCCACCCCAGCCCCGCTACCATCAATGAGAAG gGCTGCCTCCAGAGCATTGAAGCCTGGATGAAGAAGAACATCCTCATTGTGGCCGCAGTTGCGCTGGGCATCGCCTTCTTCGAG ATCCTGGGCATCATCTTCGCTTGCTGCCTGATGAAGGGCATCCGCAGCGGCTATGAGGTCATGTAG
- the INPP1 gene encoding inositol polyphosphate 1-phosphatase, with product MAGLLQALVGASEKAAHIARLCRREEPLFQLLVAEKTGADRNRRFLQDFKTLADVLIQEVIKHDLGKEFPELRGHIHGEESNEFKNGQGETVAVRVCATPGDTAALLLSVLEPERAAAELLAAAVHRDVALEDVELAGVALSIPPQDLAIWIDPIDSTNEYIGGREDVAPVDGIAPAGLCSALVLVGAYDRQTGCPVLGVINEPFFRRDPLTRRWQGRYHWGVAYGDTRLCSLSPPPPRPAPCVVLSRAEGGAVRAALGPLCGDRLRFAAGAGYKMLCVILGLADSYVLSEGSTFAWDACAPHAILRALGGGVVALAGALRERRAGDTGSPPELVYNRPVEGAVGAERWANRGGLVAYAHLRHLEAVLAALAAVPGL from the exons ATGGCGGGGCTGCTGCAGGCCCTGGTGGGTGCCTCGGAGAAGGCGGCGCACATCGCCCGGCTGTGCCGGCGAGAAGAGcccctcttccagctgctggtgGCCGAGAAGACGGGGGCCGACAGGAACAGGAGGTTCCTGCAGGACTTCAAGACGCTGGCGGACGTCCTCATCCAGGAGGTCATCAAGCACGACCTGGGGAAGGAG TTCCCCGAGCTGCGGGGCCACATCCATGGCGAGGAGTCCAACGAGTTCAAGAACGGGCAGG gggagACGGTGGCGGTGCGGGTCTGCGCCACGCCGGGAGACACCGCCGCCCTGCTGCTCTCCGTGCTGGAGCCCGAGCGGGCAGCCGCCGAGCTGCTGGCGGCCGCCGTGCACCGGGACGTGGCGCTGGAGGACGTGGAGTTGGCCGGCGTGGCGCTCAGCATCCCCCCTCAGGACCTGGCCATCTGGATAGACCCCATCG ACTCCACCAACGAGTACATCGGCGGGCGCGAGGACGTGGCCCCCGTCGACGGCATCGCCCCGGCGGGGCTGTGCTCGGCGCTGGTGCTCGTCGGGGCCTACGACCGGCAGACGGGCTGCCCCGTGCTGGGCGTCATCAACGAGCCCTTCTTCCGCCGGGACCCCCTGACCCGCAG ATGGCAGGGGAGGTACCACTGGGGCGTCGCGTACGGGGACACGCGGCTGTGCTCGCtgagccccccgccgccgcgccccgcgcccTGCGTGGTGCTGAGCCGAGCGGAGGGGGGAGCGGTGCGGGCGGCCCTGGGCCCCCTCTGCGGTGACCGCCTGCGCTTCGCCGCCGGTGCCGGCTACAAGATGCTCTGCGTCATCCTGGGACTGGCGGACTCCTACGTCCTCTCCGAGGGCAGCACCTTCGCCTGGGACGCCTGTGCCCCCCACGCCATCCTGCGGGCCCTGGGCGGGGGTGTCGTGGCCCTGGCGGGGGCCCTGCGGGAGCGGCGAGCGGGCGACACCGGGTCCCCCCCCGAGCTGGTCTACAACCGCCCGGTGGAGGGGGCGGTGGGGGCCGAGCGCTGGGCAAACCGGGGTGGCCTCGTGGCCTATGCCCACCTCCGGCACTTGGAGGCCGTGCTGGCCGCGCTGGCCGCCGTGCCGGGGCTCTGA
- the GDF11 gene encoding LOW QUALITY PROTEIN: growth/differentiation factor 11 (The sequence of the model RefSeq protein was modified relative to this genomic sequence to represent the inferred CDS: deleted 1 base in 1 codon), with the protein MAPVLLWLLPLAVAAAAGGGESLETQPPASEPVCPVCLWRRHSKELRLESIKSQILSKLRLKEAPNITREVVKQLLPKAPPLQQLLDLHDFQGDSLQPDEYLEEDEYHATTETVISMAQETDPVVQIEGNPHCCFFNFSPKIMFTKVVKAQLWVYLRPVQHTSTVYLQILRLKPVTEEGSRHIRIRSLKIDLNSRIGHWQSIDFKHVLQNWFKQPQNNWGIEINAFDPNGNDLAVTSLGPGAEGLHPFMELRVLENNKRSRRNLGLDCDEHSTESRCCRYPLTVDFEAFGWDWIIAPKRYKANYCSGQCEYMFMQKYPHTHLVQQANPRGSAGPCCTPTKMSPINMLYFNDKQQIIYGKIPGMVVDRCGCS; encoded by the exons ATGGCCCCGGTATTGCTGTGGTTGCTGCCGttggcggtggcggcggcggcgggggggggagaatcGTTGGAAACGCAACCCCCCGCCTCGGAGCCGGTCTGCCCGGTGTGTCTGTGGCGGCGGCACAGCAAGGAGCTGCGGTTGGAGAGCATCAAGTCTCAGATCCTGAGCAAGCTGCGGCTGAAGGAAGCGCCCAACATCACCCGGGAGGTGGtgaagcagctgctgcccaaGGCC CCCccgctccagcagctcctcgaCCTCCACGACTTCCAGGGGGACTCGCTGCAGCCCGACGAGTACCTGGAGGAGGACGAGTACCACGCCACTACCGAGACCGTCATCAGCATGGCCCAGGAAA cGGACCCCGTGGTGCAGATCGAGGGCAACCCCCATTGCTGCTTCTTCAACTTCAGCCCCAAGATCATGTTCACCAAGGTGGTGAAGGCGCAGCTGTGGGTGTACCTGCGGCCAGTGCAGCACACCTCCACCGTCTACCTGCAGATCCTCCGCCTGAAGCCGGTGACGGAGGAAGGCAGCCGCCACATCCGCATCCGCTCCCTGAAGATCGACCTCAACTCCCGCATCGGGCACTGGCAGAGCATCGACTTCAAGCACGTGCTGCAGAACTGGTTCAAGCAGCCGCAGAACAACTGGGGCATCGAGATCAACGCCTTCGACCCCAACGGCAACGACTTGGCCGTCACCTCGCTGGGACCCGGGGCCGAAGGGCTG caTCCCTTCATGGAGCTGCGGGTGCTGGAGAACAACAAGCGCTCGCGGCGGAACCTGGGGCTGGACTGCGACGAGCACTCGACCGAGTCGCGCTGCTGCCGCTACCCCCTCACCGTCGACTTCGAAGCCTTCGGCTGGGACTGGATTATCGCCCCCAAGAGATACAAAGCCAACTACTGCTCGGGGCAGTGCGAGTACATGTTCATGCAGAAGTACCCCCACACCCACCTGGTGCAGCAGGCCAACccccggggctcggcggggcccTGCTGCACCCCCACCAAGATGTCCCCCATCAACATGCTTTACTTCAACGACAAACAGCAGATCATCTATGGCAAGATCCCGGGCATGGTGGTTGACAGATGCGGATGCTCTTAG